One genomic region from Salvia hispanica cultivar TCC Black 2014 chromosome 2, UniMelb_Shisp_WGS_1.0, whole genome shotgun sequence encodes:
- the LOC125206596 gene encoding uncharacterized protein LOC125206596, giving the protein MEESLEEDRCGDEEAAAPPQRRPRTYIHRNREEATARLERDYFSRNPVWGDIYFRLRFRMSHALFLHIANTLAAREKYFREGFDAIGRPSHTTLQKCTAAIRHIATGQTADSFDEYLHVGEFNRRLCLLKFCKGVRAAFTDEFLKKPTTADCKFLLQLHEQAHGFHRMLGRVDCMHWQLKNCPVA; this is encoded by the coding sequence atggaagaatcgctagaagaagatcgaTGTGGGGATgaggaagccgccgcgccTCCTCAAAGGCGACCTCGGACTTACATCCATCGTAACCGGGAGGAAGCCACCGCAAGGTTGGAACGTGATTACTTCAGTCGGAACCCGGTATGGGGAGATATCTACTTCCGTCTTCGTTTCCGTATGTCACACgcgctatttttgcatatcgcgaATACATTGGCGGCACGGGAAAAGTACTTCAGAGAAGGGTTCGACGCTATTGGCCGTCCTAGCCACACGACGCTCCAGAAATGTACTGCAGCGATCCGTCATATTGCTACTGGACAAACGGCGGATtcgttcgacgaatacctgcACGTCGGAGAATTCAATAGGAGACTTTGTTTGCTGAAATTCTGCAAAGGCGTTCGGGCAGCCTTCACCGATgaatttctgaagaagccaACCACCGCAGATTGTAAGTTTCTGCTCCAACTTCACGAACAAGCACACGGATTCCACAGGATGCTCGGGAGagtcgattgcatgcattggcaatTGAAGAATTGCCCTGTGGCGTGA
- the LOC125206595 gene encoding peroxiredoxin-2E-2, chloroplastic-like: protein MAAATTSATSFSTAHLFRSSSLNLKQPLSLFFPNPRHRFPSKSLRFSAAHKISATISVGDKLPDAILSYPDASEEIQTISIADLTANKKAILVAVPGAFTPTCSQKHLPGFVEKAAEFKAKGIDTIACVSVNNAFITKAMIFLITKAMIFLITMASGSLSPKEMVAEILGAAEKRRDWDGNGRQGFGKKRERGRGGARNLMWGAQTTTKKFIECVQYKRHENSSNVSNIKSHA from the coding sequence ATGGCAGCAGCCACCACATCAGCCACCTCATTCTCCACCGCTCACCTCTTCCGCTCGTCCTCCCTTAACCTCAAACAGCCTCTCTCCCTCTTCTTCCCCAACCCCCGCCACCGATTTCCATCCAAGTCCCTCCGCTTCTCCGCCGCCCACAAAATCTCCGCCACCATCTCCGTCGGCGACAAGCTCCCCGATGCCATCCTCTCCTACCCCGACGCCTCCGAAGAGATCCAGACCATCTCAATCGCCGACCTCACCGCGAATAAGAAGGCAATTTTGGTCGCCGTGCCCGGGGCCTTCACCCCGACATGCTCGCAGAAGCACCTCCCTGGATTCGTCGAGAAGGCGGCGGAGTTCAAAGCGAAGGGCATCGACACCATCGCATGCGTCTCCGTCAACAACGCCTTCATCACGAAGGCAATGATATTCCTCATCACAAAGGCAATGATATTCCTCATCACGATGGCATCGGGAAGCTTGTCGCCGAAGGAGATGGTGGCGGAGATTTTGGGGGCGGCGGAGAAGCGGAGGGACTGGGATGGAAATGGGCGGCAAGGGTTTGGGAAGAAGAGGGAGAGAGGCCGTGGCGGAGCCAGAAATTTAATGTGGGGAGCCCAAACTACcactaaaaaatttattgagtgTGTTCAATACAAACGACATGAAAATAGCTCGAATGTGAGCAATATAAAAAGCCACGCGTAA
- the LOC125208594 gene encoding tyrosine N-monooxygenase-like, translating into MEITTFLALLCLLSLIFFKLISVKKRSPAPPLPPGPTAFPFVGSLPQMLTNKPVPRWIHNLMQQHNTEIACIKLGGVHVISVTSPELSREFLKKHDAFFASRPDILSARLASDGYQGVILSPSGSQWKKMRRVMASEVLTVGVFQRLHGKRCEEADHLVRYVYNQWNNVDIKGVVNLRDVTQHHIASVSRKMVFGERFFGPGTRDEGPGIEEKEHVDGLFMILSCLYAFGVADFVPWLEVLDLDGHKRAVTNAIKNVRKYQDSAIDKRMEMWNLGYKSEEDDILDILINLKNSENEPLLSIREIKALIVDIMLASVDNPSNAVEWAMAEMINQPDLLAEACKELDSVVGKKRLVQESDIPKLNYVKACLKESFRLHPLAPFNVPHISSKDTVVGGYLIPEKSYVVLSRPGLGRNPRIWDEPLRFKPERHIFNEQTQVGLADHDLRILSFSTGRRGCPGFVLGSTMTIILLARLIQGFS; encoded by the exons ATGGAAATCACAACGTTCCTAGCATTATTATGCCTTCTTtctctcatcttcttcaaactCATATCCGTCAAGAAAAGATCGCCGGCGCCGCCACTTCCGCCGGGCCCGACGGCCTTCCCTTTCGTTGGCAGCCTCCCGCAAATGCTGACCAACAAGCCCGTACCCCGATGGATACACAATCTTATGCAACAACACAACACAGAGATCGCCTGCATCAAACTCGGCGGCGTCCACGTCATTTCCGTCACTTCTCCGGAACTCTCCCGAGAGTTCTTGAAGAAGCACGACGCCTTCTTCGCCTCCCGGCCCGACATCCTCTCGGCCCGCCTCGCCAGCGACGGGTACCAGGGGGTGATCCTCTCACCCTCCGGTAGTCAGTGGAAGAAAATGAGGAGAGTCATGGCGTCAGAGGTGCTCACCGTGGGTGTGTTCCAGCGGCTCCATGGGAAGAGATGCGAGGAGGCCGACCACCTCGTGAGATACGTCTACAACCAGTGGAACAATGTAGACATAAAAGGGGTGGTGAACTTGAGAGATGTAACCCAGCATCACATCGCCAGCGTGAGCAGGAAAATGGTGTTTGGTGAGAGGTTTTTCGGGCCGGGAACGAGAGACGAGGGCCCTGGAATTGAGGAAAAAGAACACGTGGATGGATTGTTCATGATTCTTTCTTGTCTCTATGCGTTCGGGGTTGCTGATTTTGTACCGTGGTTGGaggttttggatttggatggaCACAAAAGGGCTGTGACAAATGCCATTAAGAATGTAAGAAAGTACCAAGATTCAGCAATCGATAAGAGAATGGAGATGTGGAATCTAGGGTATAAGagtgaagaagatgatatTCTTGATATTCTTATTAATCTCAAGAACTCGGAAAATGAACCCCTATTATCTATTCGAGAGATCAAAGCATTAATTGTT GATATTATGCTCGCGTCGGTTGATAATCCATCAAATGCAGTTGAGTGGGCTATGGCAGAGATGATCAATCAACCAGACTTGCTTGCTGAGGCATGTAAAGAATTGGACAGTGTTGTAGGCAAGAAAAGGCTAGTCCAAGAATCGGATATACCTAAACTGAATTATGTCAAGGCCTGTTTGAAAGAGTCATTTAGGCTACATCCGTTAGCACCATTTAATGTCCCTCACATTTCAAGTAAAGATACCGTCGTGGGTGGCTACTTGATCCCAGAGAAGAGCTATGTAGTCCTAAGTCGCCCTGGCCTGGGGCGGAACCCTAGGATTTGGGATGAGCCTCTCAGGTTCAAGCCCGAGCGACACATTTTTAATGAACAAACACAAGTCGGGCTTGCTGATCACGACCTGCGCATTTTATCATTTAGTACAGGAAGGCGCGGATGCCCCGGCTTCGTGCTTGGTTCTACCATGACCATTATACTTCTAGCTAGACTCATTCAAGGTTTTAGCTAG